Below is a genomic region from Palaemon carinicauda isolate YSFRI2023 chromosome 31, ASM3689809v2, whole genome shotgun sequence.
CAGCTGTTATTCACTCAGACCTTGGACATGGCATTGTTCTTCCCCCACTCTATGAAGTTACCCCTCATATGTTCACAAACAGTGAAATTATCCAAAAGGCTTACACAGCAAAGATGACTAATCAACCAGGTAAATTTGAGATGGAATTCACTGGTACAAAGAAAAATAAGGAACAACGTGTGGCTTACTTTGGAGAAGATATTGGAATGAATCTCCATCACGTCACATGGCATATGGATTATCCCTTCTGGTGGGAAGACAAATATGGACATCATTTGGATCGCAAGGGAGAACTTTTCTTCTGGGTTCATCATCAGTTGACTGTTCGCTTTGATTCAGAGCGTCTCTCCAACCATTTAGATATGGTGGATGAACTCCAGTGGGAGAAACCAGTCGAAGAAGGCTTTGCCCCACACACTATCTACAAGTACGGAGGCGAATTCCCTGCCCGTCCTGACCATATTCACTTTGAAGATGTTGATGGAGTAGCAAGAGTTCGTGACATGGTTATTACAGAAAGTCGAATCCGTGATGCTATAGCTCATGGATACATCACAGGCAAAGATGGCAAAGTTATTGATATCATGAATGACCAAGGCGTTGACAAACTTGGTGACATCATTGAATCTTCTATGTACAGTCCCAATGTCCAGTATTATGGAGCTCTCCACAACATGGCTCACATTATGCTTGGCCGTCAAGGAGATCCTCATGGAAAATACAATATGCCTCCAGGTGTAATGGAACATTTTGAAACTGCTACTCGTGATCCTACATTCTTCCGtcttcataaatatatggataaCATCTTTAAGGAACATAAATATAGTCTTCCTGAATACACTCATGAAGACCTGGACTTCCCTGGTGTCAACATTGATAGCCTTAGCATTGAGGGAGAACTTAAAACATTCTTTGAAGACTATGAATTTGACCTTCGAAATGCTGTAGACTCTGCTGAAGGTATTGCTATGGTTGAACTGAAAGCCAATGTTCATCGTCTAAACCACAATGACTTCTCCTATGTTGCTGATGTcaacaataataatggaaatgaagTTGTCGGTACTTTCCGCTTGTACCTTTGCCCCGAATATGATAACAATCATCAGCAGTTTGATTACACAAATGGCAGCTGGCACTGTATTGAAATGGACAAATTCTGGAAGAAGTGTAAGTATGCTACTTGCAAACATTTATGGATTCCATATCTATTAAAGTACTTCTAATCTTTATATTTCTCTGTAATTAGGTTTGAAAGGGA
It encodes:
- the LOC137624456 gene encoding hemocyanin B chain-like; translation: MYLRRSDSFLCHRPFCCQVTMKVLVLCAFLALAAADTPLPKRQQDVNHLLWNVYDHHHFDDLKGYAASFDPIADKSQYKDGGEAAEHLVQEYKDHRLLEQHHWFSLFNERQREEALMLFDVFMQCKTWDCAVHNAAYWREHMNEGEFVYALYTAVIHSDLGHGIVLPPLYEVTPHMFTNSEIIQKAYTAKMTNQPGKFEMEFTGTKKNKEQRVAYFGEDIGMNLHHVTWHMDYPFWWEDKYGHHLDRKGELFFWVHHQLTVRFDSERLSNHLDMVDELQWEKPVEEGFAPHTIYKYGGEFPARPDHIHFEDVDGVARVRDMVITESRIRDAIAHGYITGKDGKVIDIMNDQGVDKLGDIIESSMYSPNVQYYGALHNMAHIMLGRQGDPHGKYNMPPGVMEHFETATRDPTFFRLHKYMDNIFKEHKYSLPEYTHEDLDFPGVNIDSLSIEGELKTFFEDYEFDLRNAVDSAEGIAMVELKANVHRLNHNDFSYVADVNNNNGNEVVGTFRLYLCPEYDNNHQQFDYTNGSWHCIEMDKFWKKLSPGGNHVVRKSSDSAVTVPDVPSLQSLMDAADSGSFSMPEYERACGIPNRMLLPKGTKDGMEFALFLAVTDGGYDLTHPDVESEHGGTHAHCGAHGEIYPDKRPMGFPLDRHISDRRVFDETTNIKITHIKVFHDEHHH